In one Nocardioides luteus genomic region, the following are encoded:
- a CDS encoding cell division protein FtsQ, translating to MRPTRGSVWLSLLATLEIMTGAALAHLAAGGALPNAGWLAAASLAVFGSGVVVLQRRVGLLTGAVLAGVSQLGLHEVFAAFSAAPGAEHHHPVGTSLGSTDGAAMLLAHACAAVLSVVVWALHRRALAVAVRSLPTPRVAVAGRLLAESSQFVPRPALWAHVSPRRGPPRPAGL from the coding sequence GTGAGGCCGACGCGCGGAAGCGTGTGGCTCTCCCTGCTCGCCACCCTCGAGATCATGACCGGCGCGGCCCTGGCCCACCTGGCCGCGGGCGGCGCGCTGCCGAACGCCGGCTGGCTGGCCGCGGCGTCCCTGGCCGTCTTCGGCTCCGGTGTCGTGGTGCTGCAGCGCCGGGTCGGGCTCCTCACCGGTGCTGTCCTGGCCGGCGTGTCCCAGCTGGGGCTCCACGAGGTCTTCGCGGCCTTCTCCGCGGCCCCCGGCGCCGAGCACCATCACCCGGTCGGCACCTCGCTCGGCTCCACCGACGGTGCCGCGATGCTCCTCGCCCACGCCTGCGCCGCCGTCCTCTCCGTCGTCGTCTGGGCGCTGCACCGCAGGGCCCTCGCCGTGGCCGTACGCAGCCTGCCGACGCCGCGGGTCGCGGTCGCCGGCCGCCTGCTCGCCGAGTCGTCACAGTTCGTTCCGCGACCGGCCCTGTGGGCCCATGTCTCTCCGCGCAGGGGACCGCCGAGGCCGGCAGGCCTCTGA
- a CDS encoding PepSY-associated TM helix domain-containing protein, whose protein sequence is MSVPAQFQTAPPAEPQIEPPGPGPGWWSTIRPLVLRLHFYAGVLVAPFILVASVTGLLYTIAPQVEQIAYHDLTHVTPAGETVPLAEQVAAARAGHPDGDILRIDVPPAADRSTRVVFTDETVPDDYAMSVFVNPYTAAVEGQVRSYGQWLGFRAWLDELHRNLHLGAVGRHYSELAASWLWVVALGGLLLWIGRRRRDRRARRLVTPDPAATGRSRVMSWHAVIGVWVLLGVLALSVSGLTWSRYAGANIGEVRTALSWTEPTPAASLQTGGSAAEHADHGSAGGAAGAVDPDAVLTAGVGVDGVLAAAREAGLGDPLYLVPPADGSSAWTAAENKRDWPTAYDAISVDPATGTTLDRVDFADWPVMAKLTDWVIGAHMGILFGIVNQLALAALAIGLIVMTVLGYRMWWLRRPRGAGGLRFGRPAPRGAWRRLPWPALVALVGIVGVVGWFVPMVGVTLVGFLLVDAALGAVRRRG, encoded by the coding sequence ATGTCCGTTCCGGCCCAGTTCCAGACCGCACCTCCAGCAGAGCCACAGATCGAGCCGCCGGGCCCCGGGCCCGGCTGGTGGTCGACGATCCGCCCGCTCGTGCTGCGGCTGCACTTCTACGCCGGGGTGCTCGTCGCCCCGTTCATCCTGGTCGCCTCGGTGACCGGGCTGCTCTACACGATCGCCCCGCAGGTCGAGCAGATCGCCTATCACGACCTGACCCACGTCACCCCGGCCGGCGAGACGGTGCCGCTGGCCGAACAGGTCGCTGCGGCCCGCGCCGGCCACCCCGACGGTGACATCCTCCGCATCGACGTGCCGCCCGCCGCCGACCGCAGCACCCGGGTGGTCTTCACCGACGAGACCGTGCCCGACGACTACGCGATGTCGGTCTTCGTGAACCCCTACACCGCCGCCGTCGAGGGCCAGGTACGCAGCTACGGGCAGTGGCTCGGCTTCCGCGCCTGGCTCGACGAGCTGCACCGCAACCTCCACCTGGGAGCGGTCGGACGCCACTACAGCGAGCTCGCTGCGAGCTGGCTGTGGGTGGTCGCCCTCGGCGGGCTGCTGCTGTGGATCGGCAGGCGACGCCGTGACCGGCGGGCCCGCCGGCTGGTCACGCCCGACCCGGCGGCCACCGGACGCTCCCGGGTGATGTCGTGGCATGCGGTGATCGGCGTCTGGGTCCTGCTCGGCGTACTCGCGCTGTCGGTCTCCGGGCTGACCTGGTCACGCTACGCCGGCGCGAACATCGGCGAGGTGCGTACGGCCCTGTCCTGGACCGAGCCGACGCCGGCGGCGTCGTTGCAGACCGGCGGTTCCGCGGCCGAGCACGCGGATCACGGCTCCGCCGGGGGTGCCGCGGGTGCCGTTGACCCGGATGCCGTCCTCACGGCGGGAGTCGGTGTCGACGGGGTGCTCGCCGCCGCTCGCGAGGCAGGTCTGGGTGATCCGCTCTACCTCGTGCCGCCGGCCGACGGGTCCAGCGCCTGGACCGCGGCGGAGAACAAGCGCGACTGGCCGACCGCCTACGACGCGATCAGCGTCGACCCCGCCACCGGCACGACGCTGGACCGGGTCGACTTCGCCGACTGGCCGGTCATGGCCAAGCTGACCGACTGGGTCATCGGCGCCCACATGGGCATCCTGTTCGGCATCGTCAACCAGCTGGCGCTCGCGGCGCTGGCGATCGGCCTGATCGTGATGACGGTGCTCGGCTACCGGATGTGGTGGCTGCGGCGCCCGCGCGGCGCGGGTGGGCTCCGCTTCGGCCGGCCGGCGCCGCGTGGGGCGTGGCGTCGACTGCCCTGGCCCGCGCTCGTGGCTCTCGTCGGGATCGTCGGCGTGGTCGGCTGGTTCGTTCCGATGGTGGGCGTGACCCTCGTCGGGTTCCTGCTCGTCGATGCCGCGCTCGGCGCGGTCCGCAGGCGGGGCTGA
- a CDS encoding Fur family transcriptional regulator, which translates to MAPTQQVKRRATNQGAAVKEALAAEDTFRSAQDVYATLRANGEKIGLSTVYRHLQIFVDDGLADVIHKPDGESTYRLCGDASTTHHHHLVCRSCGKAVEIEGPAVETWADKVAAQNGFTDVNHTVEIFGLCAVCASA; encoded by the coding sequence ATGGCACCAACCCAGCAGGTCAAGCGGCGCGCAACCAACCAGGGCGCCGCGGTGAAGGAGGCTCTCGCCGCCGAGGACACCTTCCGCAGCGCCCAGGACGTCTACGCCACGCTGCGAGCCAACGGCGAGAAGATCGGCCTCTCCACGGTCTACCGCCACCTGCAGATCTTCGTCGACGACGGCCTCGCCGACGTGATCCACAAGCCCGACGGTGAGTCCACCTACCGGCTGTGCGGCGACGCCTCCACGACCCATCACCACCACCTGGTGTGCCGCAGCTGCGGCAAGGCCGTGGAGATCGAGGGCCCGGCCGTGGAGACCTGGGCCGACAAGGTGGCGGCGCAGAACGGCTTCACCGACGTCAACCACACCGTGGAGATCTTCGGCCTCTGCGCCGTCTGCGCCTCCGCCTGA
- the rpmB gene encoding 50S ribosomal protein L28 yields MSRTCQVTGARPGFGNNRPWSKKATRRRWEVNLQKKTYYVPSLGRKVTLRLSTNAIKQIDVRGIDAVVAEMRARGEKV; encoded by the coding sequence ATGTCACGCACGTGTCAGGTCACCGGCGCCCGCCCCGGCTTCGGCAACAACCGCCCTTGGTCCAAGAAGGCGACCCGGCGACGCTGGGAGGTGAACCTGCAGAAGAAGACCTACTACGTCCCCAGCCTGGGCCGGAAGGTCACCCTGCGGCTCAGCACCAACGCGATCAAGCAGATCGACGTACGCGGCATCGACGCCGTCGTCGCCGAGATGCGCGCTCGGGGGGAGAAGGTCTGA
- the rpsN gene encoding 30S ribosomal protein S14: MAKKSKIAAEAKRREIVARYAERRAALKEEIRAAEPGSAQQAEAVRALSRLPRDSSPVRLRNRDQVDGRPRGYLRKAGVSRIRFRELAHKGHLPGITKSSW; this comes from the coding sequence ATGGCCAAGAAGTCGAAGATCGCGGCCGAGGCCAAGCGCCGCGAGATCGTGGCGAGGTACGCCGAGCGCCGAGCCGCCCTCAAGGAGGAGATCCGCGCCGCGGAGCCGGGCTCGGCCCAGCAGGCGGAGGCCGTCCGAGCCCTGTCGCGTCTCCCGCGCGACTCCTCACCGGTACGCCTGCGCAACCGCGACCAGGTCGACGGCCGGCCGCGGGGATATCTGCGCAAGGCGGGCGTGTCGCGGATCCGGTTCCGCGAGCTCGCGCACAAGGGGCATCTGCCGGGGATCACCAAGTCGAGCTGGTGA
- a CDS encoding permease, whose translation MSTKTPVRAAEKPGFRLGQTEVVAIVLLVILLSQRWLLPLLDHDLFNTWGTIFVAIVVQSAPFLLGGVLLSAVISTFLSEKALSKIVPRSPALGVPVAGLAGIGLPGCECAAVPVTNSLIRRGVAPAVALTFLLAAPAVNPAVLVSTAVAFPGQPVMVLARFLASLITAVAVGWIMLARGKLLLERLTNLGRDEHAHERSFLGNVSHDFLHASGFLVLGAMLAAAVNTFVPRSVVNTVAGQAVLGIATLALFAFIVALCSESDAFVAASFTAFSDTAKLVFLVVGPAMDIKLASMEAGQFGMGFALRFVPLVIITAVASAVGIGWWLL comes from the coding sequence ATGAGTACGAAGACCCCGGTGCGGGCGGCCGAGAAGCCTGGGTTCAGGCTGGGGCAGACAGAGGTCGTCGCGATCGTCCTGCTGGTCATCCTGCTCTCCCAGCGCTGGCTGCTGCCGCTGCTGGACCATGACCTGTTCAACACCTGGGGCACGATCTTCGTCGCCATCGTGGTGCAGTCGGCTCCGTTCCTGCTCGGCGGCGTGCTGCTCAGCGCCGTCATCTCGACGTTCCTCTCGGAGAAGGCGCTGAGCAAGATCGTGCCCAGGAGCCCGGCGCTCGGTGTCCCGGTCGCCGGCCTGGCCGGGATCGGGCTGCCGGGCTGCGAGTGTGCCGCGGTGCCGGTGACCAACTCGCTGATCCGCCGAGGCGTCGCGCCGGCGGTCGCGCTGACCTTCCTGCTGGCCGCTCCGGCGGTCAACCCGGCCGTGCTCGTCTCGACCGCGGTGGCCTTCCCCGGCCAGCCGGTGATGGTGCTGGCCCGGTTCCTGGCCTCGCTGATCACCGCGGTGGCGGTCGGCTGGATCATGCTCGCCCGCGGCAAGCTGCTGCTCGAGCGGCTCACCAACCTCGGCCGTGACGAGCACGCCCACGAGCGGTCGTTCCTCGGCAACGTCAGTCACGACTTCCTGCACGCCTCCGGCTTCCTGGTGCTGGGCGCCATGCTGGCCGCGGCGGTCAACACCTTCGTACCCCGCTCGGTGGTCAACACCGTCGCGGGTCAGGCCGTGCTGGGGATCGCGACGCTGGCGCTGTTCGCGTTCATCGTGGCGCTCTGCTCGGAGTCCGACGCCTTCGTCGCCGCCTCGTTCACCGCCTTCTCCGACACCGCGAAGCTCGTCTTCCTCGTCGTCGGCCCGGCGATGGACATCAAGCTCGCCTCCATGGAGGCTGGCCAGTTCGGCATGGGCTTCGCCCTGCGCTTCGTACCCTTGGTGATCATCACGGCGGTCGCCTCCGCCGTCGGCATCGGATGGTGGCTGCTGTGA
- a CDS encoding TIGR03943 family putative permease subunit has product MTRTTQALVVGFLGAVLLRLSLGDGYLRYVTSWMKWPLVATGVVLLGLTLWMLLRPAPEEDGDDHDGHEGHGHKVPAMTWLAIVPGVIVFVASPPSLGAYLAERRADDPVAAAPDAEILPLPASDGPVDVEVAEFMWRAGVEDGATIKDRDVRLTGFVSTDENGNWYVTRIAIACCAADASASRVRVEDYDDAPERDSWVAVTGRWVEGTAPGGKSETAIEASSVEPREAPANTYQ; this is encoded by the coding sequence GTGACTCGTACGACCCAGGCCCTGGTGGTCGGCTTCCTCGGCGCCGTCCTGCTGCGGCTCTCCCTCGGCGACGGCTATCTGAGGTACGTCACCAGCTGGATGAAGTGGCCGCTGGTCGCCACCGGCGTGGTCCTGCTCGGGCTGACGTTGTGGATGCTGCTGCGCCCCGCGCCGGAGGAGGACGGCGACGACCACGACGGGCACGAGGGGCACGGTCACAAGGTTCCGGCGATGACCTGGCTCGCGATCGTGCCCGGCGTGATCGTCTTCGTGGCCAGCCCGCCGTCGCTGGGTGCCTACCTCGCCGAGCGTCGTGCCGACGACCCGGTCGCGGCCGCTCCCGACGCCGAGATCCTGCCGCTGCCGGCCTCGGACGGGCCGGTCGACGTCGAGGTCGCCGAGTTCATGTGGCGAGCCGGGGTCGAGGACGGTGCAACGATCAAGGACCGCGACGTACGCCTCACCGGCTTCGTCAGCACCGACGAGAACGGCAACTGGTACGTAACCCGCATCGCCATCGCCTGCTGCGCTGCCGACGCGAGCGCCTCCCGGGTTCGGGTGGAGGACTACGACGACGCCCCGGAGCGCGACTCCTGGGTCGCGGTCACCGGCCGCTGGGTCGAGGGCACCGCGCCGGGCGGCAAGTCGGAGACCGCCATCGAGGCCTCCTCGGTCGAGCCGCGCGAGGCGCCGGCCAACACCTACCAGTGA
- a CDS encoding bifunctional NAD(P)/FAD-dependent oxidoreductase/class I SAM-dependent methyltransferase, whose translation MNTHPEHLDVIVIGGGAAGLSAALMLGRSRRRTLVVDSGLPRNRFTTHMHGVLGHEGIDPAELLRTGREELAAYDVGIRPGRVARLDETDDGVSVILEDGERLTARVAIVATGVTDELPDIPGLAERWGATVLHCPYCHGWEVRDRRIGVLTTSPLGMHQAQLIRQWSDDVVVFTAGLGEIEEADERRLRARGVTLVPEPVVEVLGEGDQVTAVRTADGSTTEVGAIFTAGTLRPHDGFLTHLGLERTDTPVGSFLAVDATGKTSSDRIWAVGNVSNPMANVPISMSAGTMAGSFVNATLVTDDFDRAVAGPAPVDFWQERYAGSDRIWSGKVNTVLGDIAAGLEPGTALDLGSGEGADVIWLAQHGWRATGIDISDNAVSRGKEAARTAGLAEEQARFVVSDLSDPAVLDRGYDLVTASFFHSPVELPRTDILRRAAALVNAGGHLLITSHAAAPPWADASAHEHRFLDAKEELAELELPEDEWETVVLEHRHRAVTSPSGEPATLEDAVVLLRRLSS comes from the coding sequence ATGAACACACACCCAGAACACCTCGACGTGATCGTCATCGGCGGCGGTGCCGCCGGACTCTCCGCGGCCCTCATGCTGGGCCGCTCCCGCCGCCGGACCCTCGTGGTCGACTCCGGCCTCCCCCGCAACCGTTTCACGACCCACATGCACGGCGTCCTCGGCCACGAGGGCATCGACCCCGCCGAGCTGCTGCGCACGGGGCGCGAGGAGCTGGCTGCGTACGACGTGGGGATCCGGCCGGGCCGCGTCGCCCGCCTCGACGAGACCGACGACGGCGTGAGCGTCATCCTCGAGGACGGCGAGCGGCTGACCGCCCGCGTCGCGATCGTCGCGACCGGGGTCACCGACGAGCTCCCCGACATCCCCGGCCTCGCCGAGCGCTGGGGCGCCACCGTGCTGCACTGCCCCTACTGCCACGGCTGGGAGGTGCGCGACCGGCGGATCGGCGTGCTGACCACCTCACCGCTCGGCATGCACCAGGCACAGCTGATCCGTCAGTGGAGCGACGACGTCGTCGTCTTCACCGCCGGACTCGGCGAGATCGAGGAGGCCGACGAGCGGCGGCTGCGGGCACGTGGGGTCACGCTCGTCCCGGAGCCCGTCGTGGAGGTCCTCGGCGAGGGCGACCAGGTCACCGCGGTGCGCACCGCCGACGGGTCCACCACCGAGGTCGGCGCCATCTTCACCGCCGGCACGCTGCGCCCGCACGACGGCTTCCTCACCCACCTCGGCCTCGAGCGCACCGACACCCCGGTCGGCAGCTTCCTCGCCGTCGACGCGACCGGCAAGACCAGCAGCGACCGGATCTGGGCGGTCGGCAACGTCTCCAACCCGATGGCCAACGTCCCGATCAGCATGAGCGCGGGCACGATGGCCGGCAGCTTCGTGAACGCGACCCTGGTGACCGACGACTTCGACCGCGCCGTCGCCGGGCCCGCTCCGGTGGACTTCTGGCAGGAGAGGTACGCCGGCAGCGACCGGATCTGGTCCGGCAAGGTCAACACCGTGCTCGGTGACATCGCCGCCGGCCTCGAGCCCGGGACCGCGCTCGACCTCGGCTCCGGCGAGGGCGCCGACGTCATCTGGCTGGCGCAGCACGGCTGGCGGGCCACCGGCATCGACATCTCCGACAACGCCGTCAGCCGCGGCAAGGAGGCCGCGCGGACCGCCGGACTGGCCGAGGAACAGGCCAGGTTCGTCGTCTCCGACCTCTCCGACCCGGCCGTCCTGGACCGGGGCTACGACCTGGTCACCGCGAGCTTCTTCCACTCCCCCGTCGAGCTGCCCCGCACCGACATCCTGCGCCGGGCGGCTGCTCTGGTGAACGCCGGCGGCCACCTGCTGATCACCTCGCACGCCGCGGCGCCGCCGTGGGCGGACGCCTCCGCCCACGAGCACCGCTTCCTCGACGCCAAGGAGGAGCTGGCGGAGCTCGAACTGCCCGAGGACGAGTGGGAGACGGTCGTCCTCGAGCACCGGCACCGTGCCGTGACCAGCCCGTCCGGAGAGCCGGCGACGCTCGAGGACGCGGTCGTCCTGCTCCGCCGCCTGAGCTCCTGA
- a CDS encoding helix-turn-helix domain-containing protein, whose amino-acid sequence MIDELKQVGPRIRAIRHSKGWTLEQLAAMAEMSPSTLSRLESGKRQASLELLIPLTRHLGVGLDSLVTPSVPDPRVRRPVIRRDGMEIAPLTPEGSPVNTFKITYEPVTEVPEPRVHDGYEWLYVISGKLRLLLGDRDLVLTRGEAAEFDTRVPHAIFATGSRPAQVLSIFNSDGVRMHTHTAEG is encoded by the coding sequence ATGATCGACGAGCTCAAGCAGGTCGGACCGCGGATCCGGGCGATCCGGCACAGCAAGGGATGGACGCTCGAGCAGCTGGCCGCGATGGCGGAGATGTCGCCGAGCACGCTGTCCCGGCTCGAGTCGGGCAAGCGGCAGGCGAGCCTGGAGCTGCTGATCCCGCTGACCCGCCACCTCGGCGTCGGCCTCGACAGCCTGGTGACGCCGTCGGTCCCGGACCCGCGGGTGCGCCGCCCGGTGATCCGCCGCGACGGCATGGAGATCGCGCCGCTGACTCCCGAGGGATCGCCGGTCAACACCTTCAAGATCACCTACGAGCCGGTGACCGAGGTGCCGGAGCCGCGGGTCCACGACGGCTACGAGTGGCTCTACGTCATCTCCGGCAAGCTGCGGCTGCTGCTGGGCGACCGCGACTTGGTGCTGACCCGCGGCGAGGCCGCCGAGTTCGACACCAGAGTTCCGCACGCGATCTTCGCGACCGGGTCTCGCCCGGCGCAGGTGCTGAGCATCTTCAACAGCGACGGCGTACGCATGCACACCCACACCGCCGAGGGGTGA
- a CDS encoding type B 50S ribosomal protein L31, producing MKQGIHPVSGPVVFRDRSADKLFLMRSTLVERLADDHERVTWENGETYPVVDVDVSSASHPFWTGRGRVVDTEGRVERFKRRYGRDR from the coding sequence ATGAAGCAAGGCATCCATCCCGTCTCCGGGCCGGTCGTCTTCCGCGACCGCTCGGCGGACAAGCTCTTCCTGATGCGGTCGACGCTCGTCGAGCGTCTCGCCGACGACCATGAGCGGGTCACCTGGGAGAACGGCGAGACCTATCCGGTCGTCGACGTCGACGTCTCCAGCGCCAGCCACCCGTTCTGGACCGGCCGCGGCCGCGTGGTCGACACCGAGGGCCGGGTCGAGCGCTTCAAGCGCCGCTACGGGCGCGATCGATGA
- a CDS encoding GTP-binding protein: MSTPRPRSPRNLSRPKVPVILVSGVEEGAMLSATISLQFGLPDAVTVRHVIDPERQLLTRVVSDVTGVIEHEEINLAHACVACAIREDIVPTLERLAAQSRWGSIVACLPVAAEAVQVCRVLAWAPRTAPHIGISAVVAALEGTTVAEDLLGPDLLDERGLATSEDDRRGVAEVASAIVEYADVVCLTETPEPEEESLVATLARPRTPVVTDPSLLDAAGLVAGVHRHHAVEAWVAEVRRNELPPLPEGGAWRLDLRSDRPIHPIRFQDELEILGGGPRRSRGCFWVPTRPDDICVWDGAGGQASVGSTQKWGRTDRLTRIVVVGIDEEADEIPRAFERALLTDQEIAQRGQIWEESWDGLEDWLGPIGRAA, from the coding sequence ATGAGTACGCCGCGTCCGCGGTCGCCCCGCAACCTGTCGCGCCCCAAGGTGCCGGTGATCCTGGTGAGCGGTGTCGAGGAGGGCGCGATGCTCTCGGCGACCATCTCGCTCCAGTTCGGCCTGCCCGACGCGGTCACGGTCCGCCATGTCATCGACCCCGAGCGCCAGCTGCTCACCCGTGTCGTCAGCGACGTCACCGGGGTGATCGAGCACGAGGAGATCAACCTCGCCCACGCCTGCGTCGCCTGCGCCATCCGCGAGGACATCGTGCCGACGCTCGAGCGCCTCGCCGCCCAGAGCCGCTGGGGGAGCATCGTGGCCTGCCTTCCGGTCGCCGCCGAGGCGGTCCAGGTCTGCCGGGTGCTCGCCTGGGCGCCCCGGACGGCCCCGCACATCGGCATCTCCGCCGTCGTCGCGGCGCTCGAGGGCACGACGGTGGCTGAGGACCTGCTCGGTCCCGACCTCCTCGACGAGCGCGGTCTCGCCACCTCCGAGGACGACCGCCGTGGCGTCGCCGAGGTCGCCAGCGCGATCGTGGAGTACGCCGACGTCGTCTGCCTCACGGAGACCCCCGAGCCCGAGGAGGAGTCGCTGGTGGCGACCCTCGCCCGGCCGCGTACGCCGGTGGTGACCGACCCCTCGCTCCTCGACGCCGCCGGCCTGGTCGCCGGTGTGCACCGCCACCACGCGGTGGAGGCCTGGGTCGCGGAGGTGCGCCGCAACGAGCTGCCGCCGTTGCCCGAGGGCGGTGCATGGCGGCTCGACCTGCGCTCCGACCGTCCGATCCATCCGATCCGGTTCCAGGACGAGCTGGAGATCCTGGGTGGCGGCCCGCGTCGCTCGCGCGGCTGCTTCTGGGTGCCGACCCGGCCCGACGACATCTGCGTGTGGGACGGAGCCGGCGGCCAGGCGAGCGTGGGCTCGACCCAGAAGTGGGGTCGTACCGATCGGCTCACCCGGATCGTCGTGGTCGGCATCGACGAGGAGGCCGACGAGATCCCGCGCGCCTTCGAGCGCGCCCTGCTCACCGACCAGGAGATCGCCCAGCGCGGTCAGATCTGGGAGGAGTCCTGGGACGGGCTCGAGGACTGGCTCGGCCCCATCGGCCGCGCCGCCTGA
- the rpmF gene encoding 50S ribosomal protein L32, translating into MAVPKRKMSRSNTRHRRSSWKATPVALVPVTVDGETHDVPRRLVRAVQRGYVDPAKLR; encoded by the coding sequence ATGGCCGTACCGAAGCGCAAGATGTCGCGCAGCAACACCCGCCACCGCCGCTCGAGCTGGAAGGCGACCCCGGTCGCGCTCGTGCCGGTGACCGTCGACGGAGAGACCCACGACGTGCCCCGTCGCCTGGTCCGCGCCGTCCAGCGCGGCTACGTCGACCCCGCCAAGCTCCGCTGA
- the rpsR gene encoding 30S ribosomal protein S18, translating to MPKRPPSPVRKRRKPLLAPDVTYVDYKDVQLLRTFISDRGKIRSRRVTGLTPQQQRAVTKAIKNAREVALLPYTSTKG from the coding sequence ATGCCCAAGCGACCACCGTCCCCCGTCCGCAAGCGGCGCAAGCCGCTGCTGGCACCAGACGTGACCTACGTCGACTACAAGGACGTGCAGCTGCTGCGTACGTTCATCTCCGACCGCGGCAAGATCCGCTCCCGCCGCGTCACCGGACTCACCCCGCAGCAGCAGCGCGCCGTCACCAAGGCGATCAAGAACGCCCGCGAGGTCGCGCTGCTGCCCTACACGAGCACGAAGGGATAG
- the ykgO gene encoding type B 50S ribosomal protein L36, giving the protein MKVVNSIRSLKNQPGSQVVRRRGRVYVINKLNPRLKARQG; this is encoded by the coding sequence ATGAAGGTCGTCAACTCCATCCGGTCGCTGAAGAACCAGCCCGGGTCCCAGGTCGTACGCCGCCGCGGCCGGGTCTACGTCATCAACAAGCTGAACCCACGGCTGAAGGCCCGGCAGGGCTGA
- the rpmG gene encoding 50S ribosomal protein L33, translating to MASRSSDVRPKIKLRSTAGTGYTYIGMKNRRNTPDRIVLRKYDPVVRRHVEFREER from the coding sequence ATGGCTAGCAGGTCATCGGACGTACGCCCCAAGATCAAGCTCCGTTCCACCGCAGGCACGGGCTACACCTACATCGGCATGAAGAACCGCCGAAACACTCCCGACCGGATCGTGCTCCGCAAGTACGACCCGGTGGTGCGGCGCCACGTCGAGTTCCGCGAGGAGCGCTGA
- a CDS encoding HU family DNA-binding protein, which translates to MKIPRSGLRWRRAASRQPLRLGSTIKGDRMNRTDLVSEIAKQAEITQTQASAALGAAIEAISAAVADGDKVTLPGFGTFESRERSARTGRNPQTGAEIKIPASKGPAFKAGSAFKERVAKG; encoded by the coding sequence TTGAAGATCCCCAGGTCTGGCCTACGCTGGCGACGAGCCGCATCTCGTCAACCTTTGCGGCTCGGATCAACGATTAAAGGAGATCGCATGAACCGCACCGACCTGGTGAGCGAAATCGCCAAGCAGGCCGAGATCACCCAGACGCAGGCCTCCGCCGCCCTGGGTGCCGCCATCGAGGCGATCAGCGCGGCCGTCGCTGACGGCGACAAGGTCACGCTGCCCGGCTTCGGTACGTTCGAGTCGCGCGAGCGCTCGGCTCGCACCGGCCGCAACCCGCAGACCGGCGCCGAGATCAAGATCCCGGCCTCGAAGGGCCCGGCGTTCAAGGCCGGCTCCGCATTCAAGGAGCGGGTCGCCAAGGGCTGA